A stretch of Natronococcus sp. CG52 DNA encodes these proteins:
- a CDS encoding proteasome assembly chaperone family protein, with protein sequence MDELEIDAVAEVKLDDPVLVEGLPGVGHVGSLAAEHLLEELEGESTLVRRIYSREFPPKVSVEDGVAELTCAEIHAVSVPDGRDLLVLTGDHQAQTNDGHYVLTTAFLDIAEEFGATELYALGGVPTGELIDEYAVVGAVSHESMLEPLEDAGVEFREDEPAGGIVGVSGLLLGLGERRGFEAACLMGETSGYLVDPKSARAVLEVLEALLGFEVDYETLDERADEMEEVIGKIQEMEQQQQMDVPTDDDLRYIG encoded by the coding sequence GAGGTCAAACTGGACGACCCCGTACTCGTCGAGGGGTTACCAGGTGTCGGACACGTCGGCAGCCTCGCCGCCGAGCACCTGCTCGAGGAGCTCGAGGGCGAGAGTACGCTCGTTCGGCGCATCTACTCCCGCGAGTTCCCGCCGAAGGTGAGCGTCGAGGACGGCGTCGCCGAACTGACCTGCGCGGAGATCCACGCCGTCTCGGTACCTGACGGCCGGGACCTCCTCGTGCTGACCGGCGATCACCAGGCCCAGACCAACGACGGTCACTACGTGCTGACGACGGCCTTTCTCGACATCGCCGAGGAGTTCGGCGCGACGGAGCTGTACGCGCTCGGCGGCGTTCCGACCGGCGAACTGATTGACGAGTACGCCGTCGTGGGAGCCGTCAGTCACGAATCGATGCTCGAACCGCTGGAGGACGCGGGCGTCGAGTTCCGCGAGGACGAACCCGCCGGCGGCATCGTCGGCGTCTCCGGACTCCTGCTCGGACTGGGCGAACGGCGCGGGTTCGAGGCCGCCTGCCTGATGGGCGAGACCAGCGGCTACCTCGTCGATCCCAAGAGCGCCCGTGCGGTGCTCGAGGTGCTCGAGGCGCTGCTCGGCTTCGAGGTCGACTACGAGACGCTCGACGAGCGGGCCGACGAGATGGAGGAAGTCATCGGCAAGATCCAGGAGATGGAACAGCAACAGCAGATGGACGTTCCGACGGACGACGACCTGCGCTACATCGGATAG
- a CDS encoding DUF7344 domain-containing protein has translation MATTNITGRDDGDPLSTLFSCLSNSYRRRLLRTVDDRASTPIPRRELATALATWIHKKPRDQVTSEERQEALMTLQHVHLPKLDEAMLIEQDTDRDTVTVTDHSAFQDVGIREAIAGEESADIQSYDSLFAALADAHRRTILDVLSRQYQSIQTETLAREVVAKERGTTEQDVPPEAVEELLVLFRHVHLPPLSKAGLIEYDADERTVAYDGHPLLRVPWLHSQFSPDFRTSLTNSSKDEDIWTIEGRENIVSYGQSLCEDADEELFMMFTTTGLLEAGCLSRVQQAVDRGVDVYLGTCDSTVREFVQEHTPAVTLWEPQANWLDLPVDGENVGRLVFADREAVLIGTLGKKNGEGIHEERAITGEGADNVLVVLMRQMLGSKLDQFDEQSERIESNLPF, from the coding sequence ATGGCTACAACAAATATCACCGGCAGAGACGACGGAGATCCACTCAGCACCCTCTTTTCCTGCTTATCAAACAGTTACCGACGCCGTCTCCTACGGACCGTGGATGACCGGGCATCCACCCCAATACCCCGGAGGGAACTCGCTACGGCTCTCGCTACTTGGATCCATAAGAAACCGCGAGACCAAGTGACAAGCGAGGAGCGCCAGGAGGCGCTGATGACTCTCCAGCACGTGCATTTGCCGAAACTAGACGAGGCGATGCTAATCGAACAGGATACCGACAGAGATACCGTTACTGTCACCGATCACTCCGCATTTCAGGACGTCGGTATCCGTGAAGCGATAGCCGGTGAGGAGTCCGCAGATATTCAGTCATATGATTCGCTCTTTGCAGCGCTCGCTGATGCCCACCGACGAACCATCCTCGACGTGCTCAGTCGCCAATATCAGTCGATCCAAACGGAGACGCTAGCACGTGAAGTCGTCGCCAAAGAACGAGGGACGACCGAGCAGGACGTGCCGCCAGAGGCGGTGGAAGAGCTACTCGTCCTCTTCCGTCACGTTCATCTTCCACCCCTGTCCAAAGCAGGGCTAATCGAATACGATGCCGATGAGCGGACAGTTGCCTACGACGGCCATCCCCTCCTGCGCGTTCCGTGGCTGCACTCTCAGTTCAGTCCTGACTTCCGAACGAGCCTCACGAACAGTTCGAAAGACGAGGACATCTGGACGATTGAAGGGCGTGAGAACATCGTTTCATATGGCCAGTCGCTCTGTGAGGACGCTGACGAGGAACTGTTCATGATGTTCACCACGACGGGGCTCCTCGAGGCGGGGTGTCTCTCCCGCGTTCAGCAGGCCGTCGATCGAGGCGTGGATGTCTACCTTGGAACGTGTGATTCGACCGTTCGCGAGTTCGTCCAGGAACACACTCCAGCGGTCACCCTTTGGGAACCGCAAGCCAACTGGCTTGATCTTCCAGTCGACGGAGAGAACGTTGGCCGACTGGTATTCGCTGATCGCGAAGCTGTCCTAATCGGGACGCTCGGAAAGAAGAACGGTGAAGGCATCCACGAAGAACGGGCCATCACCGGCGAAGGGGCAGATAATGTTCTCGTCGTCCTG